One segment of Synchiropus splendidus isolate RoL2022-P1 chromosome 4, RoL_Sspl_1.0, whole genome shotgun sequence DNA contains the following:
- the cald1a gene encoding caldesmon 1a isoform X2 codes for MMEEMDFERRRELRRQKREEMRLEAERMSRNDDDEEEAARERRRRARQERMRIREAEESSAATENVPISNSHSISESVTVSNIGGGNDEDQALQDLMAKREERRQRRLKEAQERQRQLDAENSAAMVEQERSASWRRGRRGEEEEEEKTYRSRRDEEQREEEEKSYRSRRDEAQREEEEVQVEEEAPDAEEEEEVEEKPGSAYSREQLSERAGIREETRKQNGELHKEGTPDLHKKPERTLSRGSLRSPEVSSAEQEQDDAARLEAEHKLEELKRRRDDAENEEFERMRQKQQEAEAELEELKRKREERRKVLEEEERQRREEEEQRRAREEEEKRRMKEDIERRRAEAAEKRQKVEDGVDGEAKPFKCVSPRGSSLKIGERAEFLNKSAQKSSQKTSHSPVVSKIDNRLEQYTSAAQRENRESRSPRSGASDLPAVTDNIRNIKSMWERGNVFSSPGGAAGTFKEAAVMKTGVAGRINDWLNKTPESGKVSGGRPTDLKPVDVTNKRSLWENKGAKVSGRDEHKSVTNGTGH; via the exons ATGATGGAGGAAATGGACTTTGAGAGGCGCCGTGAGCTCAGGAggcagaagagggaggagatgCGACTGGAGGCTGAGCG GATGTCAAGGAATGACGACGACGAGGAGGAAGCTGCTCGCGAGCGACGGCGGCGAGCACGCCAGGAGAGAATGAGGATCCGAGAGGCCGAAGAGTCGAGCGCTGCGACGGAGAACGTCCCAATCAGTAACAGccacag CATCTCAGAGTCGGTGACAGTTAGCAACATTGGCGGTGGCAATGATGAAGACCAGGCACTGCAGGATCTGATGGCCAAACGGGAAGAGCGGCGACAGCGACGTCTGAAGGAGGCGCAGGAGCGTCAGAGGCAGCTGGATGCGGAAAACAGCGCCGCCATGGTGGAGCAGGAGAGGTCTGCGTCATGGCGCCGCGGTCGTcgtggtgaggaggaggaggaggagaagacgtACAGATCCAGGAGAGAtgaagagcagagggaggaggaggagaagtcgtACAG GTCCAGGAGAGATGAAgcgcagagggaggaggaggaggtccaggTGGAAGAAGAGGCTCCTGatgctgaggaggaagaagaggtggaAGAAAAACCAGGGAGTGCATATTCAAGAGAGCAG ttGAGTGAGAGGGCTGGAATCAGGGAGGAGACGAGGAAGCAGAACGGCGAGCTCCACAAGGAGGGGACTCCTGACCTGCACAAGAAGCCAGAGCGTACGCTCAG TCGCGGGAGCCTTCGCTCACCCGAGGTTTCCAGCGCCGAGCAGGAGCAGGACGACGCCGCACGCCTGGAGGCCGAGCACaaactggaggagctgaagcgTCGCCGCGACGACGCAGAGAACGAAGAGTTCGAAAGGATGAGACAAAAGCAGCAGGAGGCCGAGGCTGAACTGGAGGaactgaagaggaagagggaggagaggaggaaggtgctggaggaggaggagagacagaggagggaggaggaagagcagaggagggcCAGAGAGGAG gaggagaagagaaggatgaaggaAGACattgagaggaggagagcagaagctgcagagaagaggcagaaggtggaggatgGAGTGGATGGAGAGGCCAAGCCCTTCAAGTGTGTCAGTCCCCGCGGCTCCTCACTTAAG ATCGGAGAACGCGCCGAGTTCCTCAACAAGTCCGCACAGAAAAG CTCGCAGAAGACATCTCACTCCCCTGTCGTGTCCAAGATCGACAACAGACTGGAGCAGTACACGTCTGCTGCGCAA agagaaaacagagagtCCAGGTCTCCTCGCTCCGGCGCCAGCGACCTGCCCGCCGTCACCGACAACATCCGAAACATCAAGAGCATGTGGGAGAGAGGAAACGTCTTTAGCTCACCAGGGGGCGCCGCGGGAACcttcaag GAAGCAGCGGTGATGAAGACGGGCGTGGCCGGGCGCATCAACGACTGGCTCAACAAAACTCCAGAGAGCGGCAAAGTCTCAGGCGGGAGACCGACG GACCTGAAGCCTGTTGATGTGACCAACAAGAGGAGTCTATGGGAGAACAAAGGAGCCAAG GTTTCAGGAAGAGACGAGCACAAATCCGTGACCAATG GAACAGGTCACTAA
- the cald1a gene encoding caldesmon 1a isoform X1 — MMEEMDFERRRELRRQKREEMRLEAERMSRNDDDEEEAARERRRRARQERMRIREAEESSAATENVPISNSHSISESVTVSNIGGGNDEDQALQDLMAKREERRQRRLKEAQERQRQLDAENSAAMVEQERSASWRRGRRGEEEEEEKTYRSRRDEEQREEEEKSYRSRRDEAQREEEEKSYRSRRDEAQREEEEVQVEEEAPDAEEEEEVEEKPGSAYSREQLSERAGIREETRKQNGELHKEGTPDLHKKPERTLSRGSLRSPEVSSAEQEQDDAARLEAEHKLEELKRRRDDAENEEFERMRQKQQEAEAELEELKRKREERRKVLEEEERQRREEEEQRRAREEEEKRRMKEDIERRRAEAAEKRQKVEDGVDGEAKPFKCVSPRGSSLKIGERAEFLNKSAQKSSQKTSHSPVVSKIDNRLEQYTSAAQRENRESRSPRSGASDLPAVTDNIRNIKSMWERGNVFSSPGGAAGTFKEAAVMKTGVAGRINDWLNKTPESGKVSGGRPTDLKPVDVTNKRSLWENKGAKVSGRDEHKSVTNGTGH; from the exons ATGATGGAGGAAATGGACTTTGAGAGGCGCCGTGAGCTCAGGAggcagaagagggaggagatgCGACTGGAGGCTGAGCG GATGTCAAGGAATGACGACGACGAGGAGGAAGCTGCTCGCGAGCGACGGCGGCGAGCACGCCAGGAGAGAATGAGGATCCGAGAGGCCGAAGAGTCGAGCGCTGCGACGGAGAACGTCCCAATCAGTAACAGccacag CATCTCAGAGTCGGTGACAGTTAGCAACATTGGCGGTGGCAATGATGAAGACCAGGCACTGCAGGATCTGATGGCCAAACGGGAAGAGCGGCGACAGCGACGTCTGAAGGAGGCGCAGGAGCGTCAGAGGCAGCTGGATGCGGAAAACAGCGCCGCCATGGTGGAGCAGGAGAGGTCTGCGTCATGGCGCCGCGGTCGTcgtggtgaggaggaggaggaggagaagacgtACAGATCCAGGAGAGAtgaagagcagagggaggaggaggagaagtcgtACAGGTCCAGGAGAGATGAAgcgcagagggaggaggaggagaagtcgtACAGGTCCAGGAGAGATGAAgcgcagagggaggaggaggaggtccaggTGGAAGAAGAGGCTCCTGatgctgaggaggaagaagaggtggaAGAAAAACCAGGGAGTGCATATTCAAGAGAGCAG ttGAGTGAGAGGGCTGGAATCAGGGAGGAGACGAGGAAGCAGAACGGCGAGCTCCACAAGGAGGGGACTCCTGACCTGCACAAGAAGCCAGAGCGTACGCTCAG TCGCGGGAGCCTTCGCTCACCCGAGGTTTCCAGCGCCGAGCAGGAGCAGGACGACGCCGCACGCCTGGAGGCCGAGCACaaactggaggagctgaagcgTCGCCGCGACGACGCAGAGAACGAAGAGTTCGAAAGGATGAGACAAAAGCAGCAGGAGGCCGAGGCTGAACTGGAGGaactgaagaggaagagggaggagaggaggaaggtgctggaggaggaggagagacagaggagggaggaggaagagcagaggagggcCAGAGAGGAG gaggagaagagaaggatgaaggaAGACattgagaggaggagagcagaagctgcagagaagaggcagaaggtggaggatgGAGTGGATGGAGAGGCCAAGCCCTTCAAGTGTGTCAGTCCCCGCGGCTCCTCACTTAAG ATCGGAGAACGCGCCGAGTTCCTCAACAAGTCCGCACAGAAAAG CTCGCAGAAGACATCTCACTCCCCTGTCGTGTCCAAGATCGACAACAGACTGGAGCAGTACACGTCTGCTGCGCAA agagaaaacagagagtCCAGGTCTCCTCGCTCCGGCGCCAGCGACCTGCCCGCCGTCACCGACAACATCCGAAACATCAAGAGCATGTGGGAGAGAGGAAACGTCTTTAGCTCACCAGGGGGCGCCGCGGGAACcttcaag GAAGCAGCGGTGATGAAGACGGGCGTGGCCGGGCGCATCAACGACTGGCTCAACAAAACTCCAGAGAGCGGCAAAGTCTCAGGCGGGAGACCGACG GACCTGAAGCCTGTTGATGTGACCAACAAGAGGAGTCTATGGGAGAACAAAGGAGCCAAG GTTTCAGGAAGAGACGAGCACAAATCCGTGACCAATG GAACAGGTCACTAA
- the LOC128756939 gene encoding dynamin-1-like protein isoform X2, which yields MEALIPVINKLQDVFNTVGADIIQLPQIAVVGTQSSGKSSVLESLVGRDLLPRGTGIVTRRPLILQLVHVDPGDARKNEDSGREGEEWGKFLHTKNKIFNDFDEIRQEIEAETERISGNNKGISDEPIHLKIFSPHVVNLTLVDLPGITKVPVGDQPNDIELQIRDLILKHISNPNCIILAVTAANTDMATSEALKVAREVDPDGRRTLAVVTKLDLMDAGTDAMDVLMGRVIPVKLGLIGVVNRSQLDINNKKSVADAIRDEYAFLQKKYPSLANRNGTKYLARTLNRLLMHHIRDCLPELKTRINVLAAQYQSLLSSYGEPVEDQSATLLQLITKFATEYCNTIEGTAKYIETAELCGGARICYIFHETFGRTLESVDPLGGLSTIDILTAIRNATGPRPSLFVPEVSFELLVKKQVKRLEEPSLRCVELVHEEMQRIIQHCSNYSTQELQRFPKLHEAIVEVVTSLLRKRLPITNEMVHNLVAIELAYINTKHPDFADACGVMNNNIEEQRRNRMRELPAAVPRDKAPSAVPPGGDQDATGNWRGMLKKGEDAPGSGPGSPLRGAVNLLDVPVPVARKLSSREQRDCEVIERLIKSYFLIVRKNIQDSVPKAVMHFLVNHVKDSLQSELVGQLYKSGLLNDLLTESEDMAQRRREAADMLQALQKASQVIAEIRETHLW from the exons ATGGAGGCTCTTATTCCCGTCATTAACAAGCTCCAGGACGTGTTCAACACTGTCGGGGCGGATATAATCCAGCTGCCGCAGATAGCAGTGGTGGGAACCCAG AGTAGCGGCAAAAGTTCCGTTCTTGAGAGCCTGGTGGGTCGCGACCTGCTACCCAGGGGCACGGGAATCGTGACCCGCCGACCCCTCATCCTCCAGTTGGTCCATGTGGACCCGGGAGATGCTCGCAAAAATGAGGACAGCG GAAGGGAAGGAGAAGAATGGGGAAAGTTTCTGCACACCAAGAATAAG ATCTTCAATGATTTTGATGAAATCAGGCAAGAAATTGAAGCTGAGACGGAGAGAATATCAGGGAACAACAAG GGCATCAGCGATGAGCCGATCCATCTGAAGATCTTCTCTCCTCACGTGGTCAATCTGACTCTTGTGGACCTGCCGGGGATCACCAAG GTGCCAGTCGGCGACCAGCCCAATGACATTGAGCTCCAGATCCGGGACTTGATTCTCAAACACATCTCCAACCCCAATTGCATCATCCTGGCAGTGACTGCTGCCAACACCGACATGGCGACCTCGGAGGCCCTGAAAGTCGCACGAGAAGTCGACCCGGACG GCCGGAGGACCCTGGCTGTCGTGACCAAGTTAGACCTAATGGACGCTGGAACGGACGCCATGGACGTTCTGATGGGTCGGGTCATCCCTGTCAAACTGGGACTCATCGGAGTCGTCAACAG GAGTCAGCTGGACATCAACAACAAGAAGTCGGTGGCTGACGCCATCAGGGACGAGTACGCCTTCCTGCAGAAGAAGTATCCCTCACTGGCCAATCGGAACGGAACCAAGTACCTGGCTAGAACTCTCAACAG GCTGCTGATGCACCATATCCGAGACTGTCTCCCGGAGCTGAAGACTCGCATCAACGTCCTGGCAGCCCAGTACCAGTCGCTCCTCAGCAGCTATGGTGAGCCAGTGGAGGACCAGAGCGCCACCTTGCTGCAGCTCATCACCAAGTTTGCCACTGAGTACTGCAACACCATCGAGGGCACGGCCAAGTACATCGAGACGGCCGAGCT GTGTGGCGGCGCCCGGATCTGCTACATCTTCCACGAGACTTTCGGCAGAACTCTGGAGTCAGTAGATCCTCTGGGAGGTCTGAGCACCATCGACATCCTGACGGCCATCAGGAACGCCACT GGCCCGCGTCCCTCTTTGTTTGTTCCAGAGGTTtcttttgagcttctggtgaagaagcaggtgaagCGGCTGGAGGAGCCCAGTCTCCGCTGCGTGGAGCTGGTGCACGAGGAGATGCAGCGAATCATTCAGCACTGCAGCAACTACAGCACGCAG GAGCTCCAGAGGTTTCCCAAGCTTCACGAGGCCATTGTGGAGGTGGTGACGTCCCTGCTGAGGAAGAGACTTCCCATCACCAATGAGATG GTGCACAACCTGGTGGCCATTGAGCTCGCCTACATCAACACCAAACACCCCGACTTCGCCGACGCCTGCGGAGTCATGAACAACAACATCGAG gagCAACGGAGGAACCGGATGAGGGAACTTCCAGCCGCAGTGCCCCGAGACAAG GCTCCTTCAGCGgtgccaccagggggcgacCAGGATGCCACTGGGAATTGGAGGGGGATGTTGAAGAAAGGAGAGGACGCCCCGGGGTCTGGCCCAGGAAGTCCACTGAGGGGCGCCGTGAACTTGCTGGATGTG CCGGTGCCAGTCGCCAGGAAGCTATCGTCACGTGAGCAGCGCGACTGTGAGGTCATTGAGCGCCTCATCAAATCCTACTTCCTGATCGTGCGCAAGAACATCCAGGACAG TGTCCCCAAGGCCGTCATGCACTTCCTGGTCAACCATGTGAAGGACAGCCTGCAGAGCGAGTTGGTCGGGCAGCTCTACAAGTCTGGACTCCTCAACGACCTTCTGACGGAGTCGGAAGACATGGCCCAGCGCCGCCGCGAGGCCGCCGACATGCTGCAG GCGCTGCAGAAGGCCAGTCAGGTGATCGCTGAGATCAGGGAGACGCACCTGTGGTGA
- the stmp1 gene encoding short transmembrane mitochondrial protein 1, giving the protein MLQFLAGFTLGNVLGMYLAQTYEVPNIAQKIEAFKKDVEAKKKPPE; this is encoded by the exons ATGCTTCAGTTCCTG GCTGGATTCACACTCGGGAACGTTTTGGGGATGTACCTTGCCCAGACCTATGAG GTTCCGAACATCGCTCAGAAGATCGAGGCTTTCAAGAAAGATGTGGAGGCCAAGAAGAAGCCCCCGGAGTGA
- the LOC128756939 gene encoding dynamin-1-like protein isoform X1, protein MEALIPVINKLQDVFNTVGADIIQLPQIAVVGTQSSGKSSVLESLVGRDLLPRGTGIVTRRPLILQLVHVDPGDARKNEDSGREGEEWGKFLHTKNKIFNDFDEIRQEIEAETERISGNNKGISDEPIHLKIFSPHVVNLTLVDLPGITKVPVGDQPNDIELQIRDLILKHISNPNCIILAVTAANTDMATSEALKVAREVDPDGRRTLAVVTKLDLMDAGTDAMDVLMGRVIPVKLGLIGVVNRSQLDINNKKSVADAIRDEYAFLQKKYPSLANRNGTKYLARTLNRLLMHHIRDCLPELKTRINVLAAQYQSLLSSYGEPVEDQSATLLQLITKFATEYCNTIEGTAKYIETAELCGGARICYIFHETFGRTLESVDPLGGLSTIDILTAIRNATGPRPSLFVPEVSFELLVKKQVKRLEEPSLRCVELVHEEMQRIIQHCSNYSTQELQRFPKLHEAIVEVVTSLLRKRLPITNEMVHNLVAIELAYINTKHPDFADACGVMNNNIEEQRRNRMRELPAAVPRDKSAAKGPAPVSGDSPASGADVDGVKAPSAVPPGGDQDATGNWRGMLKKGEDAPGSGPGSPLRGAVNLLDVPVPVARKLSSREQRDCEVIERLIKSYFLIVRKNIQDSVPKAVMHFLVNHVKDSLQSELVGQLYKSGLLNDLLTESEDMAQRRREAADMLQALQKASQVIAEIRETHLW, encoded by the exons ATGGAGGCTCTTATTCCCGTCATTAACAAGCTCCAGGACGTGTTCAACACTGTCGGGGCGGATATAATCCAGCTGCCGCAGATAGCAGTGGTGGGAACCCAG AGTAGCGGCAAAAGTTCCGTTCTTGAGAGCCTGGTGGGTCGCGACCTGCTACCCAGGGGCACGGGAATCGTGACCCGCCGACCCCTCATCCTCCAGTTGGTCCATGTGGACCCGGGAGATGCTCGCAAAAATGAGGACAGCG GAAGGGAAGGAGAAGAATGGGGAAAGTTTCTGCACACCAAGAATAAG ATCTTCAATGATTTTGATGAAATCAGGCAAGAAATTGAAGCTGAGACGGAGAGAATATCAGGGAACAACAAG GGCATCAGCGATGAGCCGATCCATCTGAAGATCTTCTCTCCTCACGTGGTCAATCTGACTCTTGTGGACCTGCCGGGGATCACCAAG GTGCCAGTCGGCGACCAGCCCAATGACATTGAGCTCCAGATCCGGGACTTGATTCTCAAACACATCTCCAACCCCAATTGCATCATCCTGGCAGTGACTGCTGCCAACACCGACATGGCGACCTCGGAGGCCCTGAAAGTCGCACGAGAAGTCGACCCGGACG GCCGGAGGACCCTGGCTGTCGTGACCAAGTTAGACCTAATGGACGCTGGAACGGACGCCATGGACGTTCTGATGGGTCGGGTCATCCCTGTCAAACTGGGACTCATCGGAGTCGTCAACAG GAGTCAGCTGGACATCAACAACAAGAAGTCGGTGGCTGACGCCATCAGGGACGAGTACGCCTTCCTGCAGAAGAAGTATCCCTCACTGGCCAATCGGAACGGAACCAAGTACCTGGCTAGAACTCTCAACAG GCTGCTGATGCACCATATCCGAGACTGTCTCCCGGAGCTGAAGACTCGCATCAACGTCCTGGCAGCCCAGTACCAGTCGCTCCTCAGCAGCTATGGTGAGCCAGTGGAGGACCAGAGCGCCACCTTGCTGCAGCTCATCACCAAGTTTGCCACTGAGTACTGCAACACCATCGAGGGCACGGCCAAGTACATCGAGACGGCCGAGCT GTGTGGCGGCGCCCGGATCTGCTACATCTTCCACGAGACTTTCGGCAGAACTCTGGAGTCAGTAGATCCTCTGGGAGGTCTGAGCACCATCGACATCCTGACGGCCATCAGGAACGCCACT GGCCCGCGTCCCTCTTTGTTTGTTCCAGAGGTTtcttttgagcttctggtgaagaagcaggtgaagCGGCTGGAGGAGCCCAGTCTCCGCTGCGTGGAGCTGGTGCACGAGGAGATGCAGCGAATCATTCAGCACTGCAGCAACTACAGCACGCAG GAGCTCCAGAGGTTTCCCAAGCTTCACGAGGCCATTGTGGAGGTGGTGACGTCCCTGCTGAGGAAGAGACTTCCCATCACCAATGAGATG GTGCACAACCTGGTGGCCATTGAGCTCGCCTACATCAACACCAAACACCCCGACTTCGCCGACGCCTGCGGAGTCATGAACAACAACATCGAG gagCAACGGAGGAACCGGATGAGGGAACTTCCAGCCGCAGTGCCCCGAGACAAG TCCGCTGCCAAAGGTCCGGCTCCGgtctccggggactctcccgcCTCTGGAGCGGATGTGGACGGTGTCAAG GCTCCTTCAGCGgtgccaccagggggcgacCAGGATGCCACTGGGAATTGGAGGGGGATGTTGAAGAAAGGAGAGGACGCCCCGGGGTCTGGCCCAGGAAGTCCACTGAGGGGCGCCGTGAACTTGCTGGATGTG CCGGTGCCAGTCGCCAGGAAGCTATCGTCACGTGAGCAGCGCGACTGTGAGGTCATTGAGCGCCTCATCAAATCCTACTTCCTGATCGTGCGCAAGAACATCCAGGACAG TGTCCCCAAGGCCGTCATGCACTTCCTGGTCAACCATGTGAAGGACAGCCTGCAGAGCGAGTTGGTCGGGCAGCTCTACAAGTCTGGACTCCTCAACGACCTTCTGACGGAGTCGGAAGACATGGCCCAGCGCCGCCGCGAGGCCGCCGACATGCTGCAG GCGCTGCAGAAGGCCAGTCAGGTGATCGCTGAGATCAGGGAGACGCACCTGTGGTGA